The following nucleotide sequence is from Mycobacterium sp. Z3061.
GCGGTCGCCACTCAGAACAATGCCGCCCACGCGCCCACCACCGGAGTAGTTCCGGCTGCCGCTGACGAGGTCTCAGTGCTGACCGCCGCGCGATTCAACGGGCACGCCCAGACCTACCAGGCAATGAGCGCCCAGGCCGCGATGGTCCACGAGTTTTTCATCAGCACATTGGCTGCCAGCGCCGGCTCCTACGCGGTCACCGAGGCCGCCAATGCGCTCTCGGCACGGTAGGAATCGGGTTGGGTACCGACTTCGGGCTGTTGCCGCCGGAGGTTAATTCGGCCCGGATGTATATGGGTCCAGGGGCGGGTTCGATGCTGGCCGCCGCCAACGCCTGGGATGGTGTAGCCGCGGTGCTGAACTCCGCGGCGGTGTCGTACGGGACAGTGATCGCCGGCCTCGCGGTCGAGTCATGGTTCGGCCCCGCGTCGGC
It contains:
- a CDS encoding PE family protein, which codes for MSFVVTHPETLASAAGTLRGIGSAVATQNNAAHAPTTGVVPAAADEVSVLTAARFNGHAQTYQAMSAQAAMVHEFFISTLAASAGSYAVTEAANALSAR